GCCGGGAATTCCACCGTGATTGTACCAAAGCCCTCATCCGGGTATTGATCATCATACAAGCGGGTGGGCGGGCAAACTTCGACGCCATTTGGTGCAACAGCATCGATAACCGTCTCAAACACAGTGAAGTTGATGCGCACATAATAATCAATATCAACGCCGAAGTTGGCCGCAATCGTCTCTTTAGCGAGCTGTGGCCCACCGCCACCTGGATACGCATTGATGTCGCCCAGGTAATTGGCCTGATTGATACGCGCTGGCGAGAAGTTCGGGATGCTCACCCACAGGTCACGCGGGAATGAGACGAGGCCCGCTGTGTTCAGCACAGGGTTGATATTCAGCACCATGATCGTATCGGTGCGATAAGCTCTTTCTTCCGTATAACCTGCGCGCTCATCGATGCCCATCATCAAAATCGTGATCTGGCGAGGGTCGTTGATCTGGTAGGCATCCGCCGGATTGGGCGTGGCTTCGCTGGTTGGGGTCGTCTCCGCCGTCTGGTTGCTAAGGCCCGTCTCGCTTGTCGGTTGTGGGGTGGCTTCGGTATCAGTCCCCATACCGGTCTCTATCGTCGCCACAGGCGTGACCGACGGCATAACCAGCACCGTATTGTCTGAATTATTCGCTGTGACGAGCGGCGTATTAGTCGGTTGCAAGATGGAATCAGGGTTCGTCAATGCAGCGATAATATCGCTCGGCTGGTCTACTTCTAGCCCATTCTCCCAGCTGTCAATCACAATCGTCCGCACGCCGTTATAAGAGACAATCGCGCACAACCCGGTGCCGATCACGAGCATGGTTAACGCTAGAATCCCTACAACCCAGCCAGATACACGCATGTTTCGTCCTCAAATTTGCCTTCTCAACCCAGGTCGGGGCAACGAAGAAGGCCTTCCTAAATGACTTCTTGAATCGGGCGGCAGTATAGCACAGCTTCCGGGGCGTGTGATGGCTGGATCAACCAACGGTTTCCCCACGCCCCAGAGCAGGCAACTGGTACAAGGCAGGCCGTGCTTGCGATATAATATCCTTATGAACACAATCACACTGCTCCAGAACAAGCGTATTCTACTCGGGGTGAGCGGCAGCATCGCCGCTTACAAAGCCATTGATCTCGCCAGCAAGCTCACGCAGGCCGGGGCCCTTGTCGATGTCATCATGACGCAGGCCGCGCAGCAGTTCGTCACGCCGCTGGCCTTCCAGGCTGTTACGGGGCGCGACGTCTACACGGATATGTGGCAAACTGGCTCTGGCAGCGCACTGCCAACGCACATCGCCCATGTGGGATTGGGTGAAGGCGCTGATTTGCTGGTCATTGCCCCGGCAACCGCCAATACGCTCGCAAAACTCGCCCATGGCCTCGCTGATGATCTGCTCAGTGTGACGGCCCTGGCCGCACGCTGCCCGCTCGTTATCGCCCCGGCAATGGACGGCGGCATGTATACGCATCCGGCCACCCAGGCGAACTTAACTTTGCTGGTGCAGCGGGGCGCTGTCCTGATTGAGCCGGATGAAGGCCGCTTCGCCAGTGGGCTAACGGGTAAGGGCCGCCTACCAGAGACAGCAGCCCTCATCGGGCATATCCGGCAGGCCCTTGGGCAAGACGGCATCCTCGCTGGGCAAAAGGTCGTGGTCACTGCCGGGGGCACCCGCGAACCGCTCGACCCGGTTCGCTACCTGACGAACCACAGCAGCGGCAAACAAGGGACAGCCATTGCGCAGGCCGCTTTGGACGCCGGGGCCAGCGTGACGCTCATCACAAGCGCTTCGCTGCCTGCCACTATTGGCGCGCAAATCGTTCAGGTCGAGGCCGCCCAGGATATGCTGGAGGCTGTTTTAGAGCACAGCGCCGGGGCCAGCGCGCTCATCATGGCCGCAGCGGTCGCTGATTACCGCCCGGCAACACGTGCGAAGCAAAAAATCAAAAAAGGCGACGATGATCTCAGCCTCTCGTTAACGCGCAACCCGGATATCCTGCTGAATGTAAAGGATATGGCCCAACGCCCCAAAGTGGTGGTTGGCTTCGCCGCAGAAAGTGAAAATCTGCTTGCGAATGCCCAAAGCAAACTCATGCGTAAAGGGCTGGATATGCTCGTCGCCAATGATATTTCCGCGACGGATGCGGGCTTCGGCAGTGATAATAACCGGGTCGTCATCCTCAGCAAAGATGGCACACAACGACCCATCGAGCTGACGTCAAAAGAGCAAATTGCCCAAACCCTGATTGAGCTTGTAGCCTCACAACTGGGATAGTGTAGCGCCCCTATACTAGATAGACATATGTGTAATAAGTCCCTGGTGGATAGGTCAAACGTCATAATTTGCAACGATTCGCAAAATCCATAACTTGACATGAGAAAAATTAACTATAATTGTGAAATCAGGGTCACATTATTCGAATAAATCTGGCAGTAACTTATTAGCGAGGTCATAAGCCATAGCATATCACCTCAGATGGTTGATAAAAGAATATGTGATATACACCACCTTCAGGGGAGAGTGCACGCTTGAGGATTTGGAAGCTGCGTCCAAAGAGCGGCAGGCACTGACCATGAATATCAGCCAACGGGTATATCACATTGGTGATTTTCGCTGGATTGACGTCTTCCCGGTCAATCTACGCGACATCAAGTTACATACCCCCCATTTGGATGACCCCAAGTTACGCTATGCCTTGATGCTCTATAACAATGTCAAAATCCCTTATCTGGGTAATATCGTCACGCGTCTTGCAGGGAACCCGTTTAAAGCATTCCGCGAACCAGAAGCACTGCTGGCATTTTTGAGCGAGCAAGAACCGGAATTGGTCATCCCTGAGTGGGTCCGTGAATTTTTGCAAGATGGGCCTGATTAACGCGCAGATACTGTACGCCAGAACGGTAAATGCAGCTTTCTTTCTTCGTCCGGTTTAGAAATGATGCACTTTTTTGTTCATTACGACGCGGAGAACATCCGAATATGCCGTACCAGATAAGCTGGCTTATAGAAGAGAAAATTCTCTACACAGAATACACAGGCGTGATGTCAATCGAAATCCTGAGAGCCGCAAACGAGGAAAAATTAGCCCTCCTGGATACGCTGGCAAAGGCCGTTTACGATATTACGGACGTTCGTCTTGTAACGCGCTTCCCCATTTCGCTGATCGCATTGAAGGAAGTTTCTACAGCGATTGCCCATCATCAGATACAACTGGCGTACCTGCTCGTACAGTGCCCCGTCCTGCGCATGACTTCTGCTTCAGTGGCTTGTGCACTCGGCCTCACGCCCCATCAATATGCAGATGAAAGCCAGATGTTAGATCATCTGAGGGCCAGAGCACCAGAACAGATACCAGCTACGCTATCTGCTTTCCCCAGGGCTGATGCATACGAAACCTATGAAGCTGCTCATGCCGGAATCGCAATAACTACATCGCATTAATCACTGAGGATACCAGAGCAACGACGACGAGCGTCAGCGCGACAGCCCCAAAAATAGCCAGTGCATAGCGGACGAGTAATTTGATGCTGCTGCGTTCTTCGCTTGTCAAACCTTGTGGTCTCTTCATCGCGGTTACTCCTCATGTCACGGCAACCCATGCCTTATTCTCACCGCTTTATTGTACAAAATATTCACCCTGATAGGCAGATACACGAAAAAATTTGCACAATGCAGCACGCCGTTACAGCGCCTCGGCGCGGTCAATAGAGGCTGAAGACGCTATCTTCTGTTACTGGGCACAAGCTGCCCCATGTTGAGGATATATTTAATCCAATCGAGGATATTAGGCCGCGCCAGCAGGGCATCCATATCTTGTGGCTCGCGCAGCACAAACGTCTCGACATCGTAAATACCATGCATATCTTCCGGCACACGGTCCGGCGATGGTAATTGTTCCGCACCGTTGACAAGGATGATGGTGACAGGCCGCCCACTGCCGAGCGCCTGCATCACTTCGTCATGGATAGGCACATCCGCCGTAGAGAGGCGATACCGCCCAAATTCATCAATGCCCGCCCACTGTGGCCCGACGACAAGCCAGATTTGCCCCACGTGCAGCATCATCGTCTCGATGTGCTGTGCGAGGGAAAGTTCATCTGGCTTGTTTTTAAGAGGCTGCGTCACCACGCTGTAAGGGCCATTTTTGATGCGCCAGCGATGGGCAATTTCTCTAGCAATCTCGACATCACTCTGGCGAAAAGAGAGGTATAGGCGGCTCATGAGAATGGATTATCCAGGTTGATTCAGTCTTTCCTAAATCATAGCATGCTGCCGCCATTTACGCTGGCTGTATATCGCCCATCACGACGAAGCTACTTGCAGGCCAAGCACTTACAGAGCGAAACGCTTACCCCACTTAAGAAGGGTGCTGTATCACGCCGCTGGCGCGTACCTGACGCTGCTGCCATAAGTCGCGCATGTGCCAGACGACCACCACACTGAACGAAAAAGCGTGAAGCAGCAAATAGGGCACCAGATACGGTTGATGCTGGGCCGCCAGCCATGCCGCCCACAGCGAATATCCGACCAGCAGCAGTTCTATAAAGGGCCACTTACTACGACCGCGTGCATAAGCGCGCGTGGGCCATGCCCCGGCAAACTTGGGTGTACGCTCAAAACTGAGCGATGCGCCGGCAAGGGCCTGTATCATCGCTATAGAGTTACGCCAGATCAGGCCCGTCCCCAGGGCAACCAGCAACGGCAGCGCCATCAAACGCGCCGGCCAGGAAGTCGTCAGACGAGACTGAGTGAGCGCATACATCAAAGGAGGCACCAGGCTAAGCACACCCAGGGGCGCCAGCCGCAAGCTATGGAGCGCATCCGCCATGAGCAGCGGCGGGGCCATCAACAGCATCAGCATCATGAGCGTCTGGGGTACATACTGGCACAGATGATGCAGCGCCATCACACGGCACATAAAGGGCATTGGTGCGCGCAGGACAGCCCAACCGTGCCGTACAAGGTTCTGCGTACTGCCCACAGCCCAGCGCGCTTGCTGCTGCTCATAAGCCGCAAGCTGCGGCGGTAGCTCGCCGGGCACGACGACATCCGGCAGCAACTTCACACGCCAGCCAGCCAGTTGTGCGCGATAACTGAGGTCGAGGT
The Phototrophicus methaneseepsis DNA segment above includes these coding regions:
- a CDS encoding LCP family protein, whose protein sequence is MRVSGWVVGILALTMLVIGTGLCAIVSYNGVRTIVIDSWENGLEVDQPSDIIAALTNPDSILQPTNTPLVTANNSDNTVLVMPSVTPVATIETGMGTDTEATPQPTSETGLSNQTAETTPTSEATPNPADAYQINDPRQITILMMGIDERAGYTEERAYRTDTIMVLNINPVLNTAGLVSFPRDLWVSIPNFSPARINQANYLGDINAYPGGGGPQLAKETIAANFGVDIDYYVRINFTVFETVIDAVAPNGVEVCPPTRLYDDQYPDEGFGTITVEFPAGCQRLDGEHLLQYARTRKGTGDDFGRAERQQEVLEATRQEVLSLGNVSNLITRIPGLWNDLSDNFDTDMDIEQAIAIGLKLADIPRDNITYAVIDENYVTFGQTPAGDQILHPNLARISDLINRVFYQQAETNQADLLTGSETENASVYVYNGTDIGGLATRTQEWFIGRGISVAGVGNSPEHNGANTVIRYYGASQETANYIANVMGLSRERIQPASDSILQAPAVMVVVGPDVQSLLTGQ
- the coaBC gene encoding bifunctional phosphopantothenoylcysteine decarboxylase/phosphopantothenate--cysteine ligase CoaBC — encoded protein: MNTITLLQNKRILLGVSGSIAAYKAIDLASKLTQAGALVDVIMTQAAQQFVTPLAFQAVTGRDVYTDMWQTGSGSALPTHIAHVGLGEGADLLVIAPATANTLAKLAHGLADDLLSVTALAARCPLVIAPAMDGGMYTHPATQANLTLLVQRGAVLIEPDEGRFASGLTGKGRLPETAALIGHIRQALGQDGILAGQKVVVTAGGTREPLDPVRYLTNHSSGKQGTAIAQAALDAGASVTLITSASLPATIGAQIVQVEAAQDMLEAVLEHSAGASALIMAAAVADYRPATRAKQKIKKGDDDLSLSLTRNPDILLNVKDMAQRPKVVVGFAAESENLLANAQSKLMRKGLDMLVANDISATDAGFGSDNNRVVILSKDGTQRPIELTSKEQIAQTLIELVASQLG
- a CDS encoding glycosyltransferase encodes the protein MITLISIGYLICAGFLALYTLGQAVLLLQYLRHRQPEQTPSAPATWPHVTVQLPIYNEQYVAQRALNALAALDYPELEIQVLDDSTDETRRIVAQEVARLQGKGVNITHLTRPTREGFKAGALAAGMARLDSEYIAIFDADFVPEPDFLRRTLPYLLADERLGMVQTRWAHLNADENALTQAQRLAVDTHFIIEQSARSASNWFMPFNGTGGVWRAAAIQDAGGWYGDTLTEDLDLSYRAQLAGWRVKLLPDVVVPGELPPQLAAYEQQQARWAVGSTQNLVRHGWAVLRAPMPFMCRVMALHHLCQYVPQTLMMLMLLMAPPLLMADALHSLRLAPLGVLSLVPPLMYALTQSRLTTSWPARLMALPLLVALGTGLIWRNSIAMIQALAGASLSFERTPKFAGAWPTRAYARGRSKWPFIELLLVGYSLWAAWLAAQHQPYLVPYLLLHAFSFSVVVVWHMRDLWQQRQVRASGVIQHPS